AGAGCAAGATGCTCTGGTTACATTGTATCAAGACCATCCTGGTCTTGATTTCTCCTCATCCAGCTCAAGGATGCAATGGTTACAACAAAAACTCGATTTTTATTGACATAATCATCCCCTATATTTTCTCAATAGAAAAAAGCTACAGGAGAATAAAATGAAATATTTATTAACCTTTTTTCTCTTTATAAATGTCCTCACATTACTCGCTACGGAAGTAAGCGGTATTCAGACAGGTACCTGGACTCTAGAGGATAGTCCCTTTGTTGTAATCGGTGAAGTGCAAATTCCCGCTGGTGAAGAGCTTACTATTGAGCCGGGCGTTACCGTGCAGTTTTGGGGTGAATGGAGTATTACTGCAGAAGGTATGCTCAATGCTCAGGGTACTGAGACGGATTCCATATATTTTGACCGCTATCCCACATACAGCGGATATTGGGATGAGCTGCGTCTGGAGCAGGAAACCGGTGACGGATATGAGCTTGCCTACTGTTATATCCGCGGTGCAAATAATGGCGTGAATTCTATTGATGCCCCGCTGCATATTCATAATTCTCATCTGGATGGGAATATGACGGGCATCCATCTTTTTGCCATTGGTAACCCTGACCCTCCTGATGTATTGATAGAAGACTGCTTCATCGAGCGCAGTTATGAAAACGGTATTGATATTTATGAAAATGGCAATACCACCATTCAGAACTGCGAGATTACCAATAACGGCATGGGCACTCAATACCGCGGTGCTATTCAGATCAATATCCAAACTAATGGAGCTGTCTGTTCACCCACGATCCAGGATAATTATATTCATGATAATAATAAGCAGGGTATCACCTGCACTGATATGTTCTCAGCCGGCACGATCAATGTCCTTATCCAGAATAATCAGATCATCGGCAATCTCACCGGAGTTTATTTCTATAATTGCGGTGGCACTCTGCTCGATAACCAGATAGCTGATAATTTTATCCCAGGCGACATGAATAGTGGTGCTGGCGTAATGTGCTATGGCTCCCTTGCCACACCAATGATCACGGGGAATACTATCACGGGTAATTATACTGCCCTTTATATCACAAATGGTGCCAATCCCTATATGGGTAATGCCGCCAGTGCAAATCCTCTGGAACAGGGCATGAATACTTTCCAGGAAAATATCGATGCGAATGGCGTAAATAACTCAGTCTATGTGTATAACTGCTCCAATACTTATACAATATTGGCAGAAAACAATACCTGGGATTCAGAAGATTATGATGAAATTGCCATTACTATCCATGATGGCGAAGACAGCCCTTCTCTACCGATAGTAGATTTTGACCCCATTTATGCTCCACCTTCAACTCTACTTTCAGGAACTTTCACCTATAACGGGGGCTATGAAATGGTCAATTGGACTATGTATTTGATCAGTGTTAATAACAGCTTGGATATCGAACCATTTACCCTTGAATATGGCAGCTTTGAATTAACCGAAATTCCCGCTGGATACTATTTTCTTGGTCTCATGGGTATGAGTGCTGATGGTGAGATTGCTACTGGAACCTATGGTGACTGGCGCTTTCCGGAAGTACTCACAATCAATGAATCAAGCCAGTACACTGACTTGGAAATAGAGGTTAATGACTATGATTTTCAGCGCTATAATTATGTTCCGCGAGTAATCCAGACAGGAGATATCACTCTATATCATTTTATCGAAGGAGGATTTTATCCCCAATACCAGGCACTGTTATATCAAGATGGAGATTATCTGAAATACTGGGGCAAACCGCAATACGACGATAATGGCTGGTATATAGATGAATTTACCGCTCCACATTCAGTATATCAAAAGATCACTAATCTTGCTGTTGGTGATACCTGGGAATCATTAAGATTATATGGTGAAGATGAATCTTATATCTATCAATATACTGTAACGGCAAGGGATACTATTGAATATATATCAGAAGCTCATGAATGTTTTACAACTGAAGCTGTTCATGAAGATGACATGATCTTAGAAACCTTTGTCAACCAGATAGGCATTACATGCAGGCTTAGTTTAAATGAAAATAATCTATTAGGACTAAATAGTCAACTTGATCTGGATAACTCAATCTTGCCCCAGACTGAGCCTTCCTTTCTGCCAATAACACTGGATTATTTCGCTTACTACCCTTTGTATGAAGAACCATTAAATCCCTGGGACCTGAAATTTGCCTGGGGTGAAGATGATCAGGAAATTCTGCTCTGGAACCCTCCTGATGGTAATGCCCTATTCTATACTTACCGCATTTATGCTAATGACGTTATGATTGCTGAAATACCTGTCACAGAAAGACAATTTCCTGTTCCGTTGCCTATAGAAATAACCACTGATTTCTATGTGACCGGATTTGACGGCACCAGCGAAACTGAGCCTTCAAATACTATCACCTGGATTGTGCCCACTGGCGATGATAATGACCAGGTTCCCTTGAATATTACCCAGCTTAGTCAAAACACCCCTAATCCCTTCTCCCCTGATAACTCCCGCTCAGCAGTTACCCGCATAGCATTCAATCTGGCAGAAGATTCCCCAACTTCACTTGCCATCTATAGCTGCCGCGGCAGAAAGATCAAAGATCTGGTTAATGAAAACTTATCAGCAGGAAATCACGAAATTCTCTGGGACGGCACCACAGAAAATGGTAATCCTGCAGCATCAGGCATCTATTTCTATAAACTGAATACTGCCCACACCACAATTTCCCGCAAGCTGCTGCTCCTTCGCTAAAAGATACAGCAGCAGCCCTAAGCCCTACAAGCCATATAGGTACTATAAGTCCTTTAAGACCTATAT
This window of the Candidatus Stygibacter australis genome carries:
- a CDS encoding right-handed parallel beta-helix repeat-containing protein; translated protein: MKYLLTFFLFINVLTLLATEVSGIQTGTWTLEDSPFVVIGEVQIPAGEELTIEPGVTVQFWGEWSITAEGMLNAQGTETDSIYFDRYPTYSGYWDELRLEQETGDGYELAYCYIRGANNGVNSIDAPLHIHNSHLDGNMTGIHLFAIGNPDPPDVLIEDCFIERSYENGIDIYENGNTTIQNCEITNNGMGTQYRGAIQINIQTNGAVCSPTIQDNYIHDNNKQGITCTDMFSAGTINVLIQNNQIIGNLTGVYFYNCGGTLLDNQIADNFIPGDMNSGAGVMCYGSLATPMITGNTITGNYTALYITNGANPYMGNAASANPLEQGMNTFQENIDANGVNNSVYVYNCSNTYTILAENNTWDSEDYDEIAITIHDGEDSPSLPIVDFDPIYAPPSTLLSGTFTYNGGYEMVNWTMYLISVNNSLDIEPFTLEYGSFELTEIPAGYYFLGLMGMSADGEIATGTYGDWRFPEVLTINESSQYTDLEIEVNDYDFQRYNYVPRVIQTGDITLYHFIEGGFYPQYQALLYQDGDYLKYWGKPQYDDNGWYIDEFTAPHSVYQKITNLAVGDTWESLRLYGEDESYIYQYTVTARDTIEYISEAHECFTTEAVHEDDMILETFVNQIGITCRLSLNENNLLGLNSQLDLDNSILPQTEPSFLPITLDYFAYYPLYEEPLNPWDLKFAWGEDDQEILLWNPPDGNALFYTYRIYANDVMIAEIPVTERQFPVPLPIEITTDFYVTGFDGTSETEPSNTITWIVPTGDDNDQVPLNITQLSQNTPNPFSPDNSRSAVTRIAFNLAEDSPTSLAIYSCRGRKIKDLVNENLSAGNHEILWDGTTENGNPAASGIYFYKLNTAHTTISRKLLLLR